A genome region from Geobacter pickeringii includes the following:
- a CDS encoding cytochrome c, producing the protein MNAVKRIRLLAMAGLTLAAALCLGTGTPANAADQATPTLAVSDCVKCHKQEPADIASAGSGHKKITCFDCHASHRPSSKNNIPQCSQCHTGKKHYELTGCLGCHKNPHTPLNITLSGNISDPCLTCHTQQMAQLKQFPSKHSKLFCSTCHNVHGKIPQCTQCHKPHSSEQTAADCKKCHKAHQPKNVVYGKEVPNKDCGACHKKAFDLLAASQAKHKALACVYCHQEKHKMVPACQSCHGVPHPASMMAKFPKCGECHNIAHDLNRWNAPSKAEPKKEGKKKK; encoded by the coding sequence ATGAACGCTGTAAAACGTATCAGGCTCCTCGCCATGGCGGGCCTGACCCTGGCGGCTGCACTCTGCCTCGGTACAGGAACGCCGGCGAATGCCGCCGACCAGGCCACGCCGACACTCGCCGTAAGCGACTGTGTCAAATGTCACAAGCAGGAACCCGCTGATATCGCCAGCGCCGGTTCAGGCCACAAGAAGATCACCTGCTTCGATTGCCACGCCAGCCACCGTCCGTCATCAAAGAACAACATCCCCCAGTGTAGCCAGTGCCACACCGGCAAGAAGCACTATGAGCTGACCGGCTGCCTCGGCTGCCACAAGAATCCGCACACCCCGCTGAACATCACCCTTTCCGGGAACATCTCCGATCCGTGCCTGACCTGCCACACCCAGCAGATGGCACAGCTCAAGCAGTTCCCGAGCAAGCACTCCAAGCTCTTCTGCTCCACCTGCCACAACGTTCACGGCAAGATTCCGCAGTGCACCCAGTGCCACAAGCCGCACTCCTCCGAGCAGACCGCGGCCGACTGCAAGAAGTGCCACAAGGCCCACCAGCCGAAGAACGTCGTCTACGGCAAGGAAGTCCCCAACAAGGATTGCGGAGCCTGCCACAAGAAGGCCTTCGATCTCCTGGCCGCCAGCCAGGCCAAGCACAAGGCGCTTGCCTGCGTTTACTGCCACCAGGAGAAGCACAAGATGGTCCCGGCCTGCCAGAGCTGCCACGGCGTGCCGCACCCGGCCTCCATGATGGCCAAGTTCCCGAAATGCGGCGAGTGCCATAACATCGCCCACGACCTGAACCGCTGGAACGCCCCCTCCAAGGCCGAGCCGAAGAAGGAAGGCAAGAAGAAGAAGTAA
- a CDS encoding AzlC family ABC transporter permease — translation MTTPAAPNPRPVLMDGLRTAWPICLGYFPIGLAFGVLAQKAGLSAWEIGLMASMVFAGGSQFIAVAMLQAGAPAVPIIATTFMVNLRHFLMSSSLSVHLRGSSGRFLALFAYGVTDESFAVNMGRFRDGGWDRWRALVVNHAANLVWIVCCVAGTWAGRFIPAGAFGIDYALTAMFICLLVFQLRSRLFTLTAVLAGLLSTALYVTLPGTVNVVAAAIAAATAGFWLRRRGRSGGRRPDADS, via the coding sequence GTGACGACACCTGCAGCGCCGAATCCCCGCCCCGTTCTCATGGATGGGCTCCGTACCGCCTGGCCCATCTGCCTCGGCTATTTTCCCATCGGCCTCGCCTTCGGGGTCCTTGCCCAGAAGGCGGGGCTCAGTGCCTGGGAAATCGGCCTGATGGCGTCGATGGTCTTCGCCGGCGGTTCCCAGTTCATAGCCGTGGCGATGCTGCAGGCGGGTGCTCCGGCAGTTCCCATCATCGCCACGACCTTCATGGTGAATCTCCGGCACTTTCTGATGAGCTCGTCGCTTTCGGTGCATCTGCGGGGGAGCAGCGGGCGATTTCTTGCGCTCTTCGCCTACGGCGTCACCGACGAGAGCTTTGCGGTGAACATGGGGCGGTTCCGCGACGGCGGGTGGGACCGCTGGCGGGCCCTGGTGGTCAACCATGCGGCGAACCTCGTCTGGATCGTCTGCTGCGTCGCGGGGACCTGGGCCGGCCGGTTCATCCCGGCCGGGGCGTTCGGGATCGACTACGCCCTCACGGCCATGTTCATCTGCCTCCTCGTCTTCCAGCTCCGGAGCCGGCTCTTCACGCTCACGGCCGTCCTGGCGGGGCTTCTTTCCACCGCCCTTTACGTGACCCTCCCCGGGACGGTGAACGTGGTGGCCGCCGCCATCGCCGCCGCCACGGCCGGCTTCTGGCTGCGCCGGCGCGGCCGGAGCGGCGGAAGGAGACCCGATGCCGACTCGTGA
- a CDS encoding AzlD domain-containing protein, with protein sequence MPTRDYLLLLAGMAAVTYLPRWLPLALLAGRRLPPWLTEWLELVPAAILGALLAPAILATGEPRRIDLLRPEFIAAFPAFFVAIKSRSLAGTVVTGMLSFWLAKTWF encoded by the coding sequence ATGCCGACTCGTGATTACCTCCTGCTCCTTGCCGGTATGGCTGCGGTGACCTATCTGCCGCGCTGGCTCCCCCTCGCCCTCCTGGCCGGGCGGCGACTGCCGCCGTGGCTGACCGAATGGCTCGAGCTCGTCCCCGCAGCAATCCTCGGCGCCCTGCTGGCTCCCGCCATCCTGGCCACGGGCGAACCGCGGCGGATCGACCTCCTTCGTCCCGAATTCATCGCCGCCTTCCCCGCCTTTTTCGTAGCGATCAAGAGCCGTTCCCTCGCCGGGACGGTCGTGACGGGGATGCTCTCCTTCTGGCTCGCCAAGACGTGGTTTTGA
- a CDS encoding sensor histidine kinase, translating into MTTTDPEEARLTAERDAAVADLAAFSSAISHDLRGPLRTISVAVQILASEHAAGFDDEARTLLSIVENNAGRMGGLIDDIVAFSRVSRQRLQKLRIDMNEMAEAVIAGITSPTEGRRVSFAVDPLPPAAGDPELVRQLLAQLISNAVKFTRPRDEAVIQVGVHGDGTYFVRDNGVGFDMAHTGQLFGLFHRLHHKDEFEGNGVGLALVKRIAEKHGGRVWAEGVPGEGATFYFTL; encoded by the coding sequence ATGACCACCACCGATCCCGAAGAAGCCCGTCTCACCGCCGAGCGCGATGCCGCCGTTGCAGACCTCGCCGCCTTCAGCAGCGCGATCTCCCACGATCTGCGCGGTCCGCTGCGAACCATCTCCGTGGCGGTGCAGATCCTGGCGAGTGAGCATGCGGCAGGGTTCGACGACGAAGCCCGGACGCTTCTCTCGATCGTGGAGAACAACGCGGGACGGATGGGGGGGCTGATCGATGACATCGTCGCCTTTTCCCGCGTCAGCCGCCAGCGGCTCCAGAAGCTCCGCATCGACATGAACGAGATGGCCGAAGCGGTCATCGCGGGGATCACCTCCCCGACGGAAGGGCGTCGAGTTTCGTTCGCGGTCGATCCCCTCCCTCCCGCCGCGGGGGACCCGGAACTCGTCCGCCAGCTCCTCGCACAGCTCATCTCCAATGCGGTCAAGTTCACCAGGCCCCGGGACGAGGCGGTCATTCAGGTGGGGGTACATGGTGACGGTACCTACTTCGTGCGGGACAACGGCGTCGGCTTCGACATGGCCCACACCGGCCAGCTCTTCGGCCTCTTCCACCGGCTCCACCACAAGGATGAGTTCGAGGGAAACGGCGTCGGTCTGGCGCTCGTGAAGCGCATCGCGGAGAAGCACGGCGGCCGCGTCTGGGCCGAGGGGGTGCCGGGGGAAGGGGCGACGTTTTACTTCACCCTCTGA
- a CDS encoding RluA family pseudouridine synthase gives MLTFTITETDHCRPVASFLRNLLPAAPLPYLRKLLKSGHLAVNGVPATPDLLLAIDDTVALKESGRTGQFLATEPPLLDILHEDDRIVIVNKPAGLPVHRTAETGDDNLVDLAERFMAERETPVKLRPVNRLDRGTSGATILAKSATSAGMFGRFVKEEGLGKLYLAVAEGTMPPDGEIDAPLDGKESVTRHRLLFQADAEAVVALYPVTGRTHQIRKHLSLIGHPVRGDRRYGGSPLTGYPGHLLHAFRVALRNPETGRELVIHAPLPPGFVAAVRGIAGDAFAPLLRHLPELPPA, from the coding sequence ATGCTGACCTTTACCATCACCGAAACCGATCACTGCCGCCCGGTAGCGAGCTTCCTCCGCAACCTTCTCCCGGCGGCCCCCCTCCCCTACCTCAGGAAGCTCCTCAAGTCGGGGCATCTTGCGGTGAACGGCGTTCCGGCCACCCCTGACCTGCTCCTCGCCATCGACGACACCGTCGCCCTCAAGGAGAGCGGACGGACCGGACAGTTTCTCGCCACAGAGCCGCCGCTCCTCGACATCCTCCATGAAGACGACCGGATCGTCATCGTCAACAAGCCGGCGGGGCTTCCGGTGCACCGTACCGCCGAGACGGGGGACGACAACCTGGTGGATCTGGCGGAGCGGTTCATGGCGGAGCGGGAAACGCCGGTGAAGCTTCGGCCGGTGAACCGCCTGGACCGCGGCACCTCCGGCGCCACGATTCTTGCCAAGAGCGCCACGAGCGCCGGGATGTTCGGCCGGTTCGTGAAGGAGGAAGGGCTCGGCAAGCTCTACCTCGCCGTTGCGGAAGGAACGATGCCACCGGACGGAGAGATCGACGCCCCGCTGGACGGCAAGGAATCGGTGACGCGCCACCGGCTCCTCTTCCAGGCCGACGCAGAGGCGGTCGTCGCCCTCTACCCGGTCACCGGGCGGACGCACCAGATCCGCAAGCATCTCTCCCTCATCGGCCACCCGGTACGGGGGGACCGGCGCTATGGCGGCTCTCCCCTGACGGGCTACCCGGGCCATCTCCTCCACGCCTTCCGGGTCGCCCTGCGCAACCCGGAGACCGGCCGGGAACTCGTCATCCACGCCCCGCTCCCGCCAGGGTTCGTCGCGGCCGTGCGCGGGATTGCCGGCGACGCGTTCGCGCCACTCCTCCGCCACCTCCCGGAGCTGCCGCCGGCATAG
- a CDS encoding DUF3108 domain-containing protein — MAAARFRNCRTSARGGRAWGYLRLLAVVVLVASLAIPAFAAPRVPEKLIYELSWTGINVGTATQEISDEGSARRIVSTARSNNWLSAFFPVEDRIESSYDPEQGAFPGLVRHYRLRTREGSRRHDREILFEHGNGVARYRDNLGTERVDIPIPPDTIDIYGSFYAIRFLPLEVGKSHYVNILDSKRLRRIEVRVLRRERIKTVLGEVDTIVVQPLVASEGVFEGKGTVHIWLTDDARRIPVRARTKVTVGSVTATLVGGTF; from the coding sequence TTGGCTGCCGCACGCTTTCGCAATTGCCGGACATCTGCACGGGGAGGCCGTGCTTGGGGGTATCTGCGGCTGCTGGCCGTCGTTGTACTCGTTGCATCCCTCGCCATCCCTGCCTTCGCCGCCCCGCGCGTGCCGGAGAAGCTCATCTACGAGCTTTCCTGGACCGGGATCAACGTCGGCACGGCGACCCAGGAGATCAGCGACGAGGGGAGCGCGCGGCGGATCGTTTCTACCGCCCGTTCCAATAACTGGCTTTCCGCCTTCTTCCCGGTCGAGGACCGGATCGAGAGCAGCTACGACCCTGAGCAGGGGGCGTTCCCCGGCCTCGTGCGGCATTACCGTCTCCGGACCCGCGAGGGGAGCAGGCGACACGACCGGGAGATCCTCTTCGAGCACGGAAACGGGGTGGCCCGCTACCGGGACAACCTCGGGACCGAGCGGGTCGATATCCCGATCCCTCCCGACACTATCGACATTTACGGAAGCTTCTACGCCATCCGGTTCCTGCCGCTGGAGGTGGGAAAGTCGCACTACGTGAACATCCTCGACAGCAAGCGGCTGCGGCGAATCGAGGTGCGGGTCCTGCGCCGGGAGCGGATCAAGACGGTCCTCGGTGAGGTGGATACCATCGTCGTCCAGCCCCTCGTCGCCTCCGAGGGGGTGTTCGAGGGGAAGGGGACCGTCCATATCTGGCTCACCGATGACGCGCGCCGGATCCCGGTCCGGGCCCGGACCAAGGTGACGGTGGGGAGCGTCACGGCGACGCTCGTGGGGGGGACGTTCTGA
- a CDS encoding C13 family peptidase: MRLALFRPVAAAELRSSPGQLAALAAADLAVTFLSDVAEAGLDGTFNPTAVPQALFFLPVFLLLGFFLARLARQGELLATVPAALVSLGLPLGLLNGLVTGAAYNGWLGSDPDTVLSIHSPLLLGWWVLAEMVAAVRLTGGSRARRWGASTLTLAVALLSLFCLSSRGMWEPRATDDTAGEENVATEELIYGEPALLDRKLAALLPGRPGIPDLYFVGFAGDGSQDVFMKELETIVPLFARRFDTAGRSVALVNNPRTVRTAPLATVTSLDRTLKRIGAVMNRDEDVLFLYLTSHGSSDHRLAVGLDPLSLDDLDPLRLRRMLDEAGIRWRVIVVSACYSGGFIAPLRDDRTLILTASDAASESFGCSNDADFTWFGRAFFAEELRRTHSFIAAFEKARATIERREREEKETPSHPQIFVGAEIRPLLDRLAARLDRLPSAAMAPSSPQRRRKTILNHSDDRAGAAGAPGRWHN; this comes from the coding sequence GTGCGACTCGCCCTGTTCCGTCCGGTGGCGGCAGCGGAGCTCCGCTCGTCCCCCGGGCAGCTGGCGGCCCTCGCCGCCGCCGATCTGGCGGTCACCTTCCTGTCGGATGTGGCCGAGGCGGGGCTCGACGGAACCTTCAACCCCACCGCGGTTCCCCAGGCACTCTTCTTCCTGCCGGTTTTCCTCCTGCTCGGCTTCTTCCTGGCCCGGCTTGCCCGCCAGGGTGAACTGCTCGCCACCGTCCCGGCGGCCCTGGTGAGCCTCGGCCTGCCGCTGGGGCTTCTCAACGGACTCGTCACCGGTGCGGCGTACAACGGCTGGCTCGGTTCCGACCCCGACACCGTCCTTTCGATCCATTCCCCGCTTCTCCTTGGCTGGTGGGTCCTGGCCGAGATGGTGGCCGCGGTGCGGCTCACCGGGGGAAGCCGCGCCAGGAGATGGGGGGCGTCGACCCTGACGCTGGCGGTGGCGCTCCTCTCTCTCTTCTGCCTCTCTTCCCGGGGGATGTGGGAGCCCCGGGCCACCGACGACACGGCGGGGGAGGAGAACGTCGCCACCGAGGAGCTCATTTACGGCGAGCCGGCCCTCCTCGACCGGAAACTGGCGGCGCTTCTGCCGGGGCGTCCCGGCATCCCGGACCTTTATTTCGTCGGTTTCGCCGGCGACGGCAGCCAGGATGTCTTCATGAAAGAGTTGGAGACCATCGTGCCGCTCTTCGCGCGCCGCTTCGACACCGCCGGCCGCTCCGTCGCCCTCGTCAACAACCCCCGGACCGTCCGCACCGCTCCCCTCGCCACCGTCACCAGCCTCGACCGGACCCTGAAGCGGATCGGCGCCGTCATGAACCGGGACGAAGACGTCCTCTTCCTCTATCTGACCTCCCACGGCTCCTCCGATCACCGGCTCGCGGTGGGCCTCGACCCCCTCTCCCTCGATGACCTCGATCCCTTGAGGCTCCGCCGGATGCTGGACGAGGCGGGGATCCGGTGGCGGGTGATCGTCGTCTCCGCCTGCTACTCCGGCGGTTTCATCGCCCCCCTCCGGGATGACCGGACCCTCATCCTGACCGCCTCCGATGCCGCGAGCGAATCGTTCGGCTGCAGCAACGACGCCGACTTCACCTGGTTCGGCAGGGCGTTCTTCGCCGAGGAGCTGCGGCGTACCCACTCTTTCATCGCCGCCTTCGAGAAGGCCCGCGCCACCATCGAACGGCGGGAGCGGGAGGAGAAGGAGACTCCCTCCCATCCCCAGATCTTCGTCGGCGCGGAGATCCGTCCGCTCCTGGACCGGCTGGCGGCGCGGCTCGACCGCCTCCCTTCCGCGGCGATGGCTCCTTCCTCCCCGCAGCGGCGGCGGAAAACGATCCTCAACCACTCCGACGACCGGGCCGGCGCCGCCGGCGCACCCGGGCGATGGCACAACTGA
- a CDS encoding nitroreductase family protein has translation METLEAIKTRRSVRKFSDRPVEPEKLRVVLEAARLAPSWANMQCWRFVVVEDPATRVRISELSYVEAYFATRGYKFNPAQKALAEAPVVIVACGEPTMSGEVRGQEYYLTDVGIAAQNLMLAAHDQGLGSVFVGVFDEEQLGELLGIPAELRIVGLFPLGYPLEAGKGGPPRKPLEEIVHYGTYQV, from the coding sequence ATGGAGACACTGGAAGCAATCAAGACGAGGAGAAGCGTTCGCAAGTTCTCGGACCGGCCGGTGGAGCCGGAGAAGCTCCGGGTGGTGCTGGAGGCGGCGCGCCTGGCCCCTTCGTGGGCCAACATGCAGTGCTGGCGGTTCGTGGTGGTGGAGGATCCGGCAACCAGGGTGCGGATCAGTGAGCTCTCCTACGTGGAGGCGTACTTCGCGACCCGGGGGTACAAGTTCAACCCGGCCCAGAAGGCCCTGGCCGAAGCGCCGGTGGTGATCGTCGCCTGCGGCGAGCCGACCATGTCGGGGGAGGTGCGGGGACAGGAGTACTATCTGACCGATGTGGGGATCGCGGCCCAGAACCTGATGCTCGCCGCCCACGACCAGGGGCTCGGGAGCGTCTTCGTCGGCGTCTTCGACGAGGAGCAGCTGGGGGAGCTGCTCGGCATCCCGGCGGAGCTTCGGATCGTGGGGCTCTTCCCCCTCGGCTATCCGCTGGAGGCGGGGAAGGGGGGGCCGCCGCGCAAGCCGCTGGAGGAGATCGTCCACTACGGGACGTATCAGGTATAG
- the hcp gene encoding hydroxylamine reductase, whose amino-acid sequence MGMFCNQCEQAAKGVGCEIMGVCGKNPEVAALQDLMLFGLKGLAIYADKARELGVKDESIDLFMIEGLFTTVTNVDFDPVSLAGKLRTCFDMKEKAKSLYETAYREKNGGHAPAITAGPAGWVIAGDLEGLVKQGQEHGINTHHTDADIRSAIEILIYGLKGMAAYADHAYILGKKNDEVFAFFHKAMAATADPAKGLMDFVGLSMECGKLNITVMGMLNEGHVDHYGHPVPTKVPTGTRRNKGILVSGHDLRMLEELLKQTAGKGIDVYTHGEMLPAHGYPGLKKYAHLYGNFGGAWQDQAKEFPLFPGAIIFNTNCIQRPAETYKDRLFSWGQVGWPGIKHVAGWDFSEVINKALECPDLPDAPEKEILTGFGHNAVLGVADKVIEGVKAGAIKHFFLIGGCDGAKPGRNYYTELAEKVPNDCVILTLACGKYRFNKLEFGDIGGIPRLLDIGQCNDAYSALQIALALANAFNCGVNDLPLSMILSWYEQKAVVILLSLLHLGIKNIKIGPGLPAFVTPNVLNFLVENFNLGPITTVEADLKAALGQ is encoded by the coding sequence ATGGGAATGTTCTGTAACCAGTGCGAGCAGGCCGCCAAGGGCGTCGGTTGCGAAATCATGGGGGTGTGCGGCAAGAACCCCGAGGTCGCCGCGCTGCAGGATCTGATGCTCTTCGGCCTCAAGGGGCTTGCCATCTACGCCGACAAGGCCCGTGAACTGGGTGTGAAGGACGAGTCCATCGATCTCTTCATGATCGAGGGGCTCTTCACCACCGTCACCAACGTCGACTTCGACCCGGTGAGCCTCGCCGGCAAGCTCCGCACCTGCTTCGACATGAAGGAGAAGGCCAAATCCCTCTACGAGACCGCCTACCGTGAGAAGAACGGCGGCCACGCACCGGCCATTACCGCCGGCCCCGCTGGCTGGGTCATCGCCGGCGACCTCGAAGGGCTCGTGAAGCAGGGACAGGAGCACGGCATCAACACCCACCACACCGACGCCGACATCCGCTCCGCCATCGAGATCCTCATCTACGGCCTCAAGGGGATGGCCGCCTACGCCGACCATGCCTACATCCTCGGCAAGAAGAACGACGAGGTCTTCGCCTTCTTCCACAAGGCGATGGCCGCCACCGCCGATCCCGCCAAGGGGCTCATGGACTTCGTCGGCCTCTCCATGGAGTGCGGCAAGCTGAACATCACTGTCATGGGGATGCTGAACGAGGGGCACGTGGACCACTACGGCCACCCGGTACCGACCAAGGTCCCCACCGGCACCCGCAGGAACAAGGGGATCCTCGTCTCGGGCCACGATCTGCGGATGCTGGAAGAGCTCCTCAAGCAGACCGCCGGCAAAGGGATCGACGTCTACACCCACGGCGAGATGCTCCCGGCCCACGGCTATCCCGGCCTCAAGAAGTACGCACACCTCTACGGCAACTTCGGCGGCGCGTGGCAGGACCAGGCGAAGGAGTTCCCTCTCTTCCCCGGCGCCATCATCTTCAACACCAACTGCATCCAGCGCCCGGCCGAGACCTACAAGGACCGCCTCTTTTCCTGGGGGCAGGTGGGGTGGCCCGGCATCAAGCACGTTGCCGGCTGGGACTTCTCCGAGGTCATCAACAAGGCCCTCGAGTGCCCTGACCTCCCCGACGCCCCGGAGAAGGAGATCCTCACCGGCTTCGGCCACAACGCCGTCCTCGGCGTGGCCGACAAGGTGATCGAAGGGGTGAAGGCAGGCGCCATCAAGCACTTCTTCCTCATCGGCGGCTGCGACGGCGCCAAGCCGGGACGCAACTACTACACCGAGCTGGCCGAGAAGGTCCCGAACGATTGCGTCATCCTCACCCTGGCCTGCGGCAAGTACCGCTTCAACAAGCTGGAGTTCGGCGACATCGGCGGCATCCCGCGGCTCCTGGACATCGGCCAGTGCAACGACGCCTACTCGGCCCTCCAGATCGCCCTGGCCCTGGCCAACGCCTTCAACTGCGGCGTGAACGACCTGCCGCTCTCCATGATCCTCTCCTGGTACGAGCAGAAGGCGGTGGTCATCCTCCTGTCGCTGCTGCACCTCGGGATCAAGAACATCAAGATCGGCCCGGGCCTGCCGGCCTTCGTCACCCCCAACGTTCTCAACTTCCTGGTGGAGAACTTCAACCTCGGCCCCATCACCACGGTGGAAGCCGACCTCAAGGCGGCCCTGGGGCAGTAA
- a CDS encoding DUF3793 family protein produces the protein MDEVKSVRQEGGRRSAWHDLAVRFDDPRECLASFLALEAAEVLAGEKPANLIGIANRPRPCGRNLYTLWKQWGASVLPESGLAVCELADRGDSLLLLIYRSEALGGLLRRPSASAVLGRAGYADLSDLDAVLGELAARITGEGFPHEIGVFLGYPLKDVAAFMGLVTIPFACQGPWKIFGDPRESLRLAEIFRTCRARMAERLGSCASALECLVGGERPVAAAIQ, from the coding sequence ATGGATGAGGTGAAGTCGGTGAGGCAGGAGGGGGGCAGGCGTTCGGCGTGGCACGATCTGGCGGTGCGGTTCGATGACCCGCGGGAGTGTCTGGCTTCGTTCCTGGCGCTGGAGGCGGCCGAGGTCCTCGCCGGCGAGAAGCCGGCGAACCTGATCGGCATCGCCAACCGTCCCCGCCCCTGTGGCCGCAATCTCTACACGCTCTGGAAGCAGTGGGGGGCGTCGGTGCTGCCGGAGAGCGGCCTTGCCGTCTGCGAGTTGGCCGACCGGGGGGATTCGCTCCTGCTGCTCATCTACCGTTCCGAGGCGCTGGGAGGTCTGCTGCGGCGCCCCAGCGCCTCCGCCGTCCTGGGGCGGGCGGGATATGCGGACCTGTCGGACCTCGACGCCGTGCTGGGAGAGCTGGCCGCGCGCATCACCGGCGAGGGCTTCCCCCACGAGATCGGCGTCTTCCTCGGCTACCCCCTCAAGGACGTGGCGGCCTTCATGGGGCTGGTCACCATCCCCTTCGCCTGCCAGGGGCCGTGGAAGATCTTCGGTGACCCGCGGGAAAGCCTCCGCCTTGCCGAGATCTTCCGCACCTGCCGGGCGCGGATGGCGGAGCGCCTCGGTAGTTGCGCATCGGCCCTGGAGTGCCTGGTGGGGGGTGAGCGGCCCGTTGCCGCCGCCATACAGTGA
- a CDS encoding DUF2325 domain-containing protein — protein MCIAVIGGMDRLERHYRQEAARTGVELRVFSQSENNIATKLKRFDALVIFTNKVSHRVRNEAMSAAKLNGIPVFQYHSCGVCTLRDCLNCLALPADGGARKW, from the coding sequence ATGTGCATCGCGGTAATCGGCGGGATGGACCGGCTGGAGCGGCACTATCGGCAGGAAGCGGCCCGGACGGGGGTTGAACTGCGGGTCTTCTCCCAGTCCGAAAACAACATCGCCACGAAGCTGAAGCGCTTCGACGCCCTGGTCATCTTCACCAACAAGGTCTCCCACCGGGTGCGGAACGAGGCGATGAGCGCGGCGAAGCTGAACGGCATTCCGGTCTTCCAGTACCACTCCTGCGGGGTCTGCACCCTTCGGGACTGTCTGAACTGTCTCGCCCTCCCGGCTGACGGCGGGGCGAGAAAGTGGTGA
- a CDS encoding FeoA family protein, with protein sequence MIPLGLLSPGERGEIVEVRLRPGCCSAPCSEGRGKGDVRVEDMGLRAGKRVEMLNNGGGPVLVKVDDARIAVDRGMAMKIMVRR encoded by the coding sequence ATGATACCACTCGGACTGTTGAGCCCCGGCGAACGGGGAGAGATCGTGGAGGTGAGGCTCCGCCCGGGGTGCTGCTCCGCCCCGTGCAGCGAGGGGCGGGGAAAAGGGGATGTCCGGGTGGAGGATATGGGGCTCCGGGCCGGGAAGCGTGTGGAGATGCTGAACAACGGCGGCGGCCCGGTCCTCGTGAAGGTGGATGACGCGCGGATCGCGGTGGACCGCGGCATGGCAATGAAAATCATGGTGAGGAGGTAG
- a CDS encoding FeoA family protein yields the protein MNLAKLKPGEKGTITAIGAIGPLKRRLMDMGVLVGEEVKVVKVAPLGDPIEVSVKSYHLSLRKKEAEGIAVEVAG from the coding sequence ATGAATCTGGCAAAACTGAAGCCCGGCGAGAAGGGAACGATCACGGCCATCGGGGCCATCGGTCCCCTGAAGCGGCGGCTCATGGATATGGGGGTGCTGGTGGGCGAAGAGGTGAAGGTGGTCAAGGTGGCTCCCCTGGGGGACCCGATCGAGGTGTCGGTCAAGAGCTACCACCTCTCGCTGCGCAAGAAGGAAGCGGAAGGGATTGCCGTGGAGGTGGCGGGATGA